The Flavobacterium commune genome contains a region encoding:
- the pelA gene encoding pectate lyase, whose protein sequence is MKYILILFFVWNLSSCSKDDIEKEVQVKTITINGDNSLTSTPKQLTVNVLPADATNKEVSWSVSDPSTAVITETGLLTGLKNGTVKVTATAKDGSGSYGDKTYTVSGITSPAVLIQSIAITAAAITNGQPLQLTAQIAPANATTKTLSWTTSSQAIATISADGLLTPRLNGTITVTATATDGSGKSTQLQITISGVTTVYLTTVRGESILLWQRNNGGWGKTIADLNDYNVAPTTQEKTAALATKNNTDTTIDNGHVVTELRWLLADYKTTQNPNYLAAAEKAIDWLFLAQYANGGWPQYYPDKSGYRHQITYNDNAIANVMNLMWDIIKGKNNLELVNPTYKDKATTAFNKGIDIILQTQITYKGKKTVWCAQHDEVTLLPALARSYELPSFSGSESVGIVRVLMLVEQPSAAVKQAVKDAIDWFNGAKIIGIATQKITDASQPTGQDVIVVSSPGNVIWARFYDLTNNLPMFCGRDGIPKTTLAEIENERRVNYSWYGNWPNALIGSEYTNWKAKHGL, encoded by the coding sequence ATGAAATATATACTAATCCTGTTCTTTGTTTGGAATCTTTCGTCCTGTTCAAAAGATGATATAGAAAAAGAAGTACAAGTAAAAACTATTACAATTAATGGGGATAATTCATTAACCAGCACACCTAAACAATTAACAGTGAATGTACTTCCTGCTGATGCGACAAACAAGGAAGTAAGCTGGAGTGTTTCGGATCCATCAACAGCTGTAATTACCGAAACCGGACTTTTGACAGGCCTAAAAAACGGAACGGTAAAAGTTACTGCCACAGCCAAAGACGGTTCTGGTAGCTATGGAGATAAAACCTACACTGTTTCAGGAATAACATCACCTGCCGTATTGATACAAAGTATTGCTATTACAGCTGCTGCAATTACTAACGGTCAGCCATTGCAATTGACCGCTCAAATTGCTCCTGCAAATGCGACTACTAAAACGCTCAGCTGGACTACTTCAAGTCAGGCAATAGCAACTATTAGTGCCGATGGTTTGTTAACTCCCAGACTTAATGGTACAATTACTGTAACAGCTACAGCTACTGATGGAAGCGGAAAAAGTACCCAACTTCAAATAACTATTTCAGGAGTCACCACCGTGTATCTAACTACAGTGCGAGGCGAAAGTATCTTGTTGTGGCAAAGAAATAATGGAGGATGGGGGAAAACCATTGCTGATTTAAATGATTATAATGTAGCACCTACAACTCAAGAAAAAACAGCTGCATTGGCCACAAAAAACAATACTGATACTACTATAGACAACGGGCATGTGGTAACCGAATTACGATGGTTACTAGCCGATTACAAAACAACTCAGAATCCTAATTATTTAGCAGCTGCCGAAAAAGCGATTGATTGGCTGTTTTTAGCCCAATATGCTAATGGAGGTTGGCCACAATATTATCCGGATAAAAGTGGGTACAGACATCAAATTACCTATAATGATAATGCTATTGCGAATGTGATGAACCTGATGTGGGATATTATAAAAGGCAAAAATAATTTAGAACTGGTAAATCCAACATACAAAGACAAAGCAACTACCGCTTTCAATAAAGGTATCGATATTATATTACAAACTCAAATAACATATAAAGGCAAAAAAACAGTTTGGTGTGCGCAACATGATGAGGTGACTTTGCTACCTGCTTTAGCCAGATCTTATGAGTTACCTTCTTTTAGCGGTTCGGAATCAGTTGGTATTGTACGTGTTTTAATGCTGGTAGAACAACCATCAGCAGCGGTAAAACAGGCTGTAAAAGATGCCATTGACTGGTTTAATGGAGCTAAGATTATCGGAATTGCTACACAAAAAATTACCGATGCTTCTCAGCCTACAGGGCAGGATGTTATTGTGGTTTCATCTCCTGGAAATGTAATATGGGCAAGATTTTATGATTTAACGAACAATTTACCAATGTTTTGTGGTCGTGACGGAATCCCAAAAACAACTTTAGCCGAAATTGAGAATGAAAGAAGAGTTAATTATTCCTGGTATGGCAATTGGCCCAATGCCTTGATTGGTTCAGAATATACCAATTGGAAAGCTAAACATGGTTTGTAA
- a CDS encoding alpha/beta hydrolase yields MANVILQHKIKKISFLFFFMIGIQCANAQYLKGLTQVRDTSFATASAFKKTLKYHPNTTMVPEMNFENIKQKNNVVYCSYGKRKMKLDVFVDKNIKKKQTAIIIIHGGGWRSGSREQHHPMAQKLASLGYVCFTPEYRLSTEALFPAAIYDVKAAIRWVRKNANQYNVDPNQIVALGFSAGGEMAAFMGTTGNMPLFEGVVTNSNSQSQVNAVVDIDGTLSFVHSEGGEGDDSKNISAATYWFGYSKKDNPKLWEAASPLSYVSASTPPTLFINSSVARMHAGRDDYRKVLDKNGIYSEVHEFENSPHSFCLFNPWFEPTIQYIDSFLTKVFKK; encoded by the coding sequence ATGGCAAATGTAATATTGCAGCATAAAATCAAAAAGATATCATTTTTATTCTTTTTTATGATTGGTATTCAGTGCGCAAACGCCCAATACCTTAAAGGTTTAACTCAAGTAAGAGATACTTCTTTTGCGACAGCGAGCGCTTTCAAAAAGACATTGAAATACCATCCTAATACTACGATGGTTCCCGAAATGAATTTTGAAAATATAAAGCAAAAAAACAATGTTGTTTATTGTAGTTACGGAAAACGCAAAATGAAATTGGACGTTTTCGTTGATAAGAATATCAAGAAAAAACAAACAGCCATCATTATCATTCACGGCGGTGGATGGCGTTCAGGCAGCAGAGAACAGCACCATCCGATGGCGCAAAAATTAGCGAGTTTGGGTTATGTTTGTTTCACTCCTGAATACCGACTTTCTACAGAAGCACTTTTTCCAGCGGCTATTTATGATGTGAAAGCCGCTATTCGTTGGGTTCGAAAAAATGCCAATCAATACAATGTAGATCCGAATCAAATTGTGGCATTGGGATTTTCGGCTGGTGGAGAAATGGCGGCATTTATGGGGACAACCGGGAATATGCCACTTTTTGAAGGAGTGGTGACCAATTCTAATTCGCAATCTCAGGTCAATGCAGTGGTTGATATTGATGGTACTTTATCCTTTGTACATTCAGAAGGAGGCGAAGGCGATGATAGCAAAAATATCTCTGCAGCAACCTATTGGTTTGGTTATTCGAAAAAAGACAATCCAAAGCTTTGGGAGGCTGCTTCGCCTTTGAGTTATGTAAGTGCGAGTACGCCGCCAACATTATTTATTAATAGTTCAGTAGCCCGAATGCACGCCGGACGCGATGATTACAGAAAGGTTTTAGATAAAAACGGAATCTATTCAGAAGTGCATGAATTCGAAAATTCGCCTCATTCTTTTTGTTTGTTTAATCCTTGGTTTGAACCTACTATTCAATATATTGATAGTTTCCTGACTAAAGTTTTTAAGAAATAA
- a CDS encoding glycoside hydrolase family 2 TIM barrel-domain containing protein, protein MKNPKNIKAYSLLFFLAFATTILAQGRQTINFDANWQFTKGEIAGAEKPEFNDKSWRNLDVPHDWSIEGPYDRENPTARGGGYLPAGIGWYRKTFKVDAADANKLFAIEFDGVMANSDVWINGKHLGKRPYGYISFSYDLTPYLNFGKDKTNTIAVRADNTIQPASRYYTGAGIYRHVRLVAVNKTHFKHWGTQITTPNPTAKKAVVSIKTEIENKGASGIYKLQIEVIDNTGKVVKSSESQENISANKTNELSKEIEILNPKLWDIEAPNLYTVNTKLYSGKTLIDNQTITIGIRNAEFRAETGFWLNNKNYKIKGVCLHHDGGAVGAAVPLGVWKERLQKLKEVGVNGIRTSHNPVAPEFLDLCDQMGFVVMDETFDTWTAAKHNGEKGYNLYFKEWWEQDTKDMILRDRNHPSIVIYSIGNEIHDDLSYPEGYKKYKMQEDVVKKYDNTRPVTMALFRPNVSKVYDNGYAAQMEIVGQNYRENELIAAHEAHPDWKVIGTENTHVLNQWLALRDKPYMAGQFLWTGYDYLGEADWPETTNNQGLFDRAGNWKQQSLQRDSWWSSEPVVHIVRKSDNAGAGFWVSDWTPSDFDTYDNAKVNVYSNCEEVELFLNDKSLGSLKKPADDSPREWNVTFEEGTIKAIGKNNGKVVTQEEHTSAGKPAKIILTQSKSTVANNWDDVTFITATIVDEKGIRCANADNLIQFSITDSGKIIAVDNGNIINHDGYQGQKTRAYQGKAIAIIKATKDSGSISIKADVDGLTQGATTLSIVTEKK, encoded by the coding sequence ATGAAGAATCCAAAAAACATAAAAGCCTACAGCCTTTTATTCTTTTTAGCTTTTGCCACGACAATTTTAGCTCAAGGGAGACAAACCATCAATTTTGATGCGAACTGGCAATTTACAAAAGGAGAAATAGCCGGTGCTGAAAAACCAGAGTTCAACGATAAAAGCTGGAGAAATCTTGACGTGCCTCACGATTGGAGCATTGAAGGTCCTTATGACCGTGAAAATCCAACAGCACGTGGCGGTGGTTATTTGCCTGCCGGGATTGGTTGGTATCGCAAAACCTTTAAGGTTGACGCTGCCGATGCCAATAAATTATTCGCTATCGAATTTGATGGTGTTATGGCTAATAGTGACGTTTGGATCAACGGAAAACATTTAGGAAAACGTCCTTATGGCTACATCAGTTTCAGTTATGATTTGACACCTTATTTGAACTTTGGAAAAGATAAAACCAACACCATTGCAGTTAGAGCTGACAACACTATCCAACCCGCTTCACGCTATTATACAGGTGCGGGAATTTATCGTCATGTGCGTTTAGTTGCAGTAAATAAAACACATTTTAAACATTGGGGAACACAGATTACAACTCCTAATCCTACTGCAAAAAAAGCAGTGGTAAGTATCAAAACCGAAATAGAAAATAAAGGGGCTTCCGGAATTTATAAATTACAAATTGAAGTTATAGATAATACTGGAAAAGTGGTAAAATCCAGCGAAAGCCAGGAAAATATTTCAGCCAATAAAACCAACGAATTATCAAAGGAAATTGAAATTCTAAATCCTAAATTATGGGATATTGAAGCGCCCAATTTATATACGGTGAATACCAAATTGTATTCAGGGAAAACACTTATCGACAATCAGACGATTACTATTGGAATCAGAAACGCCGAATTTAGAGCCGAAACTGGTTTTTGGTTAAACAATAAAAATTATAAAATAAAAGGAGTTTGTCTGCATCATGATGGTGGAGCCGTTGGAGCAGCAGTTCCGCTTGGCGTTTGGAAAGAGCGCTTGCAAAAATTAAAAGAAGTGGGCGTAAACGGAATTCGTACTTCGCATAATCCTGTAGCGCCAGAATTTCTTGATTTGTGTGACCAAATGGGATTTGTAGTTATGGATGAAACTTTCGATACCTGGACGGCAGCCAAACACAATGGTGAAAAAGGATATAATTTATATTTCAAAGAATGGTGGGAACAAGACACCAAAGACATGATTTTAAGAGACCGAAATCATCCATCGATTGTGATTTATAGCATTGGAAACGAAATTCATGATGATTTAAGCTATCCGGAAGGTTACAAAAAATACAAGATGCAGGAAGATGTCGTAAAGAAATACGACAACACCCGACCTGTAACGATGGCGCTTTTTAGACCTAACGTTTCTAAGGTATATGACAATGGTTATGCTGCACAGATGGAAATTGTAGGTCAGAATTACCGTGAAAACGAACTAATTGCAGCTCATGAAGCACATCCAGACTGGAAAGTTATTGGTACCGAAAACACCCATGTATTGAATCAATGGCTGGCTTTAAGAGACAAGCCGTATATGGCAGGACAATTTTTATGGACCGGTTACGATTACCTAGGCGAAGCCGACTGGCCAGAAACGACGAACAATCAAGGTTTGTTTGACAGAGCTGGAAACTGGAAGCAACAATCGTTGCAAAGAGACAGCTGGTGGTCTTCAGAACCTGTGGTGCATATTGTTAGAAAATCAGATAATGCGGGTGCCGGTTTCTGGGTTTCCGATTGGACCCCGAGCGACTTTGATACCTATGATAATGCCAAAGTAAATGTGTACAGTAACTGCGAAGAAGTAGAACTTTTCCTGAACGATAAATCATTAGGTTCTTTGAAAAAACCAGCTGACGATTCACCAAGAGAATGGAATGTTACTTTCGAAGAAGGAACAATAAAAGCTATTGGAAAAAACAACGGAAAAGTGGTAACTCAGGAAGAACACACTTCTGCGGGAAAGCCTGCCAAAATCATTTTAACGCAAAGCAAAAGCACAGTTGCTAACAACTGGGACGATGTCACTTTTATTACCGCAACTATTGTGGACGAAAAAGGAATTAGATGTGCCAATGCGGATAATCTAATCCAATTTTCTATTACTGATTCAGGTAAAATTATTGCTGTTGACAATGGAAACATCATCAACCACGATGGTTACCAAGGTCAAAAAACAAGAGCTTATCAAGGAAAAGCCATTGCGATTATTAAAGCCACTAAAGACAGCGGAAGCATTTCAATAAAAGCAGATGTTGATGGTTTGACACAAGGAGCAACAACGCTCAGTATTGTTACTGAAAAGAAATAA
- the mgrA gene encoding L-glyceraldehyde 3-phosphate reductase, protein MTYQPAANRYDKMEYRRCGNSGLKLSAFSLGLWHNFGENSDFENSRNLIKTAFDNGITHFDLANNYGPPPGSAETCLGKIFKSDFKNYRDEMIISSKAGYTMWDGPYGDWGSKKYLVSSLDQSLKRMDLEYVDIFYHHRPDPETPLEETMAALNLIVQQGKALYVGISNYRPAEAEKAFKILKEMGTPCLIHQPKYSMFERWVEDGLLDLLGKEQVGCIPFSPLAQGLLTDKYLNGIPADSRVATSGQFLKADHITPERIEKIIALNNIAKERGQKLAQMALAWILRDERITSVLIGSSKPEQIIDSIKALENTNFSTEELEKINLILK, encoded by the coding sequence ATGACATATCAACCAGCAGCAAACCGATACGATAAAATGGAATACCGCAGATGTGGAAATTCAGGATTGAAATTATCTGCATTTTCATTAGGACTTTGGCACAACTTCGGAGAAAACAGTGATTTTGAAAACAGCAGAAACTTAATTAAAACTGCTTTTGATAATGGAATTACCCATTTTGATTTGGCTAACAATTACGGTCCGCCTCCAGGTTCGGCTGAAACATGTTTAGGAAAAATTTTTAAATCAGATTTTAAAAACTACAGGGACGAAATGATTATTTCGTCTAAGGCCGGTTATACGATGTGGGACGGACCTTATGGCGATTGGGGTTCGAAAAAATATTTGGTTTCCAGTTTAGACCAAAGTTTAAAAAGAATGGACTTGGAATATGTCGATATTTTTTACCACCATAGACCTGATCCGGAAACGCCTTTAGAGGAAACCATGGCAGCTTTGAATTTGATTGTTCAACAAGGAAAAGCTTTGTATGTGGGTATTTCAAACTATCGTCCGGCCGAAGCTGAAAAAGCATTTAAAATATTAAAAGAAATGGGAACTCCTTGCCTGATTCACCAGCCAAAATATTCAATGTTTGAGCGTTGGGTAGAAGACGGACTTTTGGATTTATTGGGTAAAGAACAAGTAGGTTGCATTCCGTTTTCTCCATTGGCACAAGGCTTATTGACTGACAAATATTTGAACGGAATTCCAGCCGATTCCAGAGTAGCCACCAGCGGACAATTCCTAAAAGCAGATCATATTACTCCTGAAAGAATTGAAAAAATTATAGCGCTTAATAACATTGCCAAAGAAAGAGGACAAAAATTAGCACAAATGGCATTGGCCTGGATTTTACGTGATGAGCGAATAACATCGGTATTAATTGGTTCCAGCAAACCGGAGCAAATTATAGATTCTATTAAAGCTTTGGAAAACACCAATTTCAGCACGGAAGAATTAGAAAAAATCAATTTGATTTTAAAATAA
- a CDS encoding LacI family DNA-binding transcriptional regulator, producing the protein MKNKITISDIAKELGIAPATVSRALSNHPEISASTKKKVKAVAERLDYMPNKIASSLRSGKTKLIGVLIPTAEHLFFGSVIHGISNLASQHGYDVLIYQSNESEEFEKKGIDTFIGARVDGILVSISKNTTNFSHFKSVKEKNIPIAFFDRTNDDLEISSVCIDDYLGAFMATESLIKSGYKRIAHISGPQHIKAFSERIRGYKAALEQYNILFDNNLIYNGDISIEAGRIGAAYFLNLENKPDAIFAVEDFTALGVLKELKERAIQAPNEFGVIGFCNDLFGEHITPSLSTVDQKTVQMGEEAFHLIYELISKKGEKTNHQKRILTPTLITRESSKRE; encoded by the coding sequence ATGAAGAATAAAATAACCATTAGCGATATTGCCAAAGAATTAGGAATTGCTCCTGCAACGGTTTCCCGTGCCTTAAGCAATCATCCTGAAATAAGTGCCAGTACGAAGAAAAAAGTAAAAGCAGTCGCCGAACGTTTGGATTATATGCCCAACAAAATAGCTTCATCCCTACGTTCTGGAAAAACAAAACTGATTGGTGTTTTAATTCCAACAGCCGAACACTTATTCTTTGGATCTGTAATTCATGGCATTTCAAATTTAGCGAGTCAACATGGCTATGATGTTTTGATCTATCAATCGAATGAATCGGAAGAATTTGAAAAAAAGGGAATTGACACTTTTATTGGTGCCAGAGTCGATGGCATTCTGGTTTCCATTTCTAAAAACACCACTAATTTCTCTCATTTCAAATCGGTTAAAGAGAAAAATATTCCGATTGCTTTTTTTGACCGAACCAATGACGATTTAGAAATTTCTTCGGTTTGTATTGATGATTATTTGGGTGCATTTATGGCAACCGAATCCCTTATAAAATCAGGATACAAAAGGATTGCACACATTTCCGGACCGCAGCATATCAAAGCTTTTTCGGAAAGAATTAGAGGTTACAAAGCTGCATTGGAACAATACAATATTCTTTTTGACAACAACTTAATTTACAACGGAGACATCAGCATTGAAGCAGGAAGAATAGGTGCAGCTTATTTTTTAAATTTAGAAAATAAGCCGGATGCTATTTTTGCCGTGGAAGATTTTACCGCTCTTGGCGTTTTAAAAGAATTAAAAGAAAGAGCAATTCAGGCTCCTAATGAGTTTGGAGTCATTGGTTTTTGCAATGACTTATTTGGGGAACACATCACTCCTTCTCTATCTACTGTGGATCAAAAAACAGTACAAATGGGCGAAGAAGCCTTCCATCTTATTTACGAGTTAATTTCGAAAAAAGGAGAAAAAACAAACCATCAAAAAAGAATACTGACTCCAACATTAATCACAAGAGAGTCTTCCAAAAGAGAATAA